One genomic window of Methyloceanibacter sp. wino2 includes the following:
- the fixJ gene encoding response regulator FixJ → MPANPVVHIVDDDDAVRQSLAFMLGSAGLPVRLYDSASAFLEALDPMLCGCLVTDVRMPDMTGIELLGRLKDKVHCLPAIVITGHGDVPLAVEAMKAGAVDFIEKPFEDEVLLRAVESALKRAGGDGDNSMQEVLSRLASLSERERQVLEGLVAGQGNKTIAAAYGISPRTVEVYRANLMTKMQAKSLSELVRMAVLAHVGPAGDSAG, encoded by the coding sequence ATGCCTGCCAATCCCGTCGTGCATATCGTCGATGACGACGATGCGGTTCGCCAGTCCCTGGCGTTCATGCTCGGCTCGGCGGGGCTTCCCGTCCGGCTCTACGATTCGGCCAGTGCATTCCTGGAGGCCCTCGATCCGATGCTGTGCGGATGTCTCGTCACGGATGTCCGCATGCCGGATATGACGGGGATCGAACTGCTCGGCCGGCTCAAAGACAAAGTGCATTGCCTGCCGGCGATCGTCATCACGGGCCACGGCGATGTTCCGCTTGCGGTCGAGGCCATGAAGGCCGGCGCGGTGGACTTCATCGAGAAGCCCTTCGAGGACGAGGTGCTGCTCAGGGCAGTGGAATCCGCGCTCAAGAGGGCCGGCGGAGATGGCGACAACTCAATGCAGGAGGTCTTGAGCCGGCTCGCCAGCTTGTCCGAGCGTGAGCGTCAGGTCCTTGAGGGCCTGGTGGCGGGTCAGGGCAACAAGACCATCGCCGCCGCCTACGGCATCAGCCCGCGAACGGTTGAAGTCTACCGTGCGAACCTCATGACCAAGATGCAGGCGAAGAGCCTCTCCGAACTGGTGCGCATGGCGGTCCTTGCCCACGTGGGCCCCGCCGGCGACAGCGCCGGCTAA
- the ccoN gene encoding cytochrome-c oxidase, cbb3-type subunit I yields MKFHGCVLLGASGLALLYMLTQFVEAREPADTSGYADGVVRAGVIATVFWGIAGFIVGDLIAWQLAFPALNFDLPWTSFGRLRPLHTSAVIFAFGGNALIATSFYVVQRTCRARLAGKWSPWFVFWGYQLFIVLAATGYLLGVTQSKEYAEPEWYVDLWLTLVWVVYFLVFIGTIARRKEPHVYVANWFYLAFIVTVAMLHIVNNLAVPVSLLGTKSYILYSGVQDAMTQWWYGHNAVGFFLTAGFLGMMYYFVPKRAERPIYSYRLSVVHFWSLIFIYIWAGPHHLHYTALPDWAQTLGMTFSIILWMPSWGGMINGLMTLSGAWDKLRTDPVIRMLIVAVAFYGMSTFEGPLMSIKSVNSLSHYTDWTIGHVHSGALGWVAYISFGALYCLVPWLWHRKALYSQRLVEWHFWISTLGIVLYITSMWVSGILQGLMWRAYNSLGFLEYSFVETVEAMHPFYIIRAIGGLLFVLGALLMAYNLWRTARGDQPVDATDQPSVAAAPEFRPGEYTAPAE; encoded by the coding sequence ATGAAGTTTCATGGCTGCGTTCTGCTCGGCGCATCGGGCCTTGCACTTCTTTATATGCTGACCCAGTTCGTCGAGGCGCGTGAGCCCGCGGACACCAGCGGCTATGCCGACGGCGTCGTCCGGGCCGGCGTCATCGCGACGGTGTTCTGGGGCATTGCCGGCTTCATCGTGGGCGACCTCATCGCCTGGCAGCTGGCGTTTCCGGCCCTGAACTTCGATCTGCCGTGGACGAGCTTCGGTCGCCTGCGGCCGCTCCACACATCGGCGGTCATTTTCGCGTTCGGCGGCAATGCGCTGATCGCGACCTCGTTCTACGTGGTGCAGCGCACCTGCCGCGCGCGCCTCGCGGGCAAGTGGTCCCCGTGGTTCGTGTTCTGGGGATATCAGCTCTTCATCGTTCTGGCGGCCACCGGCTACCTGCTCGGCGTCACACAGAGCAAGGAATACGCAGAGCCCGAATGGTACGTGGATCTGTGGCTGACGCTCGTTTGGGTCGTTTATTTCCTTGTCTTCATCGGCACCATTGCCAGGCGCAAGGAACCGCACGTCTACGTCGCGAACTGGTTCTACCTGGCGTTCATCGTCACCGTCGCCATGCTGCACATCGTCAACAATCTGGCGGTGCCGGTGTCGCTGCTGGGGACGAAGAGTTACATCCTGTACTCGGGCGTCCAGGACGCCATGACCCAGTGGTGGTACGGCCACAACGCGGTGGGTTTCTTCCTAACCGCCGGCTTCCTAGGCATGATGTACTACTTCGTGCCGAAGCGCGCCGAGCGGCCCATCTATTCCTACCGCCTGTCGGTGGTCCATTTCTGGTCGCTGATCTTCATCTATATCTGGGCCGGTCCGCACCACTTGCACTACACGGCGCTGCCGGACTGGGCGCAGACGCTGGGCATGACCTTCTCGATCATCCTGTGGATGCCGTCCTGGGGTGGCATGATCAACGGTCTCATGACGCTGTCCGGCGCCTGGGACAAGCTGCGCACCGATCCGGTGATCCGCATGCTGATCGTGGCCGTCGCCTTCTACGGCATGTCGACCTTCGAAGGCCCGCTGATGAGCATCAAGTCGGTGAACTCGCTGTCGCACTACACCGACTGGACGATCGGTCACGTGCACTCCGGTGCGCTCGGCTGGGTCGCCTATATCAGCTTCGGCGCGCTCTATTGCCTCGTGCCGTGGCTGTGGCACCGCAAGGCGCTGTACTCACAGCGCCTGGTCGAGTGGCACTTCTGGATCTCCACGCTCGGCATCGTGCTCTACATCACCTCCATGTGGGTCTCGGGAATCCTGCAAGGTCTGATGTGGCGCGCCTACAACTCGCTCGGCTTCCTCGAATACTCCTTCGTGGAGACGGTCGAGGCCATGCACCCGTTCTACATCATCCGGGCCATTGGCGGATTGCTCTTCGTCCTTGGCGCTCTGTTGATGGCTTACAATCTGTGGCGCACGGCCCGTGGCGATCAGCCCGTCGATGCGACCGATCAACCGTCCGTCGCTGCGGCTCCTGAGTTCCGGCCCGGCGAATACACGGCGCCGGCGGAGTAG
- a CDS encoding PAS domain-containing sensor histidine kinase gives MHGPVSNKRPLGSVERLRRAILNPETGAVHYGVAVTAVVGMACLAWGLYPWLEGRASFLIFIPGLAIAAGFGGIGPGLLATFLSAAIGYALIPHSTADLPDLAELGIFTGVGIGIAWLGELLRRTRLRSRRSAKEVRAREAHLRSILDTVPDATVVIDETGMIRSFSAAAERLFGHKEMEVAGKNVAVLMPSPFREEHDAYISRYLHTGQKRIIGFDRVVTGARKDGSTFPMKLEVAEMRSGEQRFFTGFIRDLTERQRTEKQLQDLQTELARLSRLTAMGEMASTLAHEVNQPLTAISNYLQGCNRLLESIEDKKVAMVREALAATTKQTLRAADIVRQLRDFVTHHETVRQPENINDLVEETSALALIDAKDEGVKPRFQFDRSVSDVMVVKVQVQQVLLNLMRNAIEAMEGCDPKILLVSTARSPTDTYETGEPMVQVTVADTGSGISDKIADQLFQPFVTTKTHGMGVGLSISKRLVEAHGGRMWVEKNPGGGTVFRFTLEPARSEEAV, from the coding sequence ATGCATGGACCTGTATCGAACAAGCGCCCCCTCGGCTCAGTCGAGCGGCTACGGCGTGCGATCCTGAACCCGGAGACGGGCGCCGTACATTACGGCGTCGCTGTCACGGCCGTGGTGGGCATGGCCTGCCTTGCCTGGGGACTGTATCCGTGGCTCGAAGGGCGCGCGTCCTTCCTCATCTTCATCCCCGGCCTTGCCATCGCGGCTGGATTCGGTGGCATCGGCCCCGGTCTCCTGGCGACGTTTTTGTCGGCGGCAATCGGCTATGCGCTGATTCCGCACAGCACGGCCGACCTTCCGGATCTGGCCGAGCTCGGCATTTTCACCGGCGTGGGAATCGGGATCGCCTGGTTGGGCGAGTTGCTGCGGCGCACGCGGTTGCGCAGCCGCCGCAGCGCCAAAGAGGTCCGCGCGCGCGAGGCCCATCTGCGGTCTATCTTGGACACCGTTCCCGATGCCACCGTCGTCATCGACGAGACGGGCATGATCCGCTCCTTCAGCGCCGCGGCCGAACGGCTCTTCGGACACAAGGAGATGGAAGTCGCCGGGAAGAACGTGGCGGTGCTCATGCCCTCGCCATTCCGCGAAGAGCATGATGCCTACATCTCGCGCTATCTTCATACCGGGCAGAAGCGCATCATCGGCTTCGACCGGGTGGTGACCGGCGCGCGCAAGGACGGATCCACCTTTCCGATGAAGCTCGAGGTCGCGGAGATGCGATCGGGTGAACAGCGGTTCTTCACCGGCTTCATTCGCGACCTGACGGAACGTCAGAGAACGGAGAAGCAACTACAGGATCTGCAGACTGAGTTGGCGCGGCTGTCGCGCCTGACCGCCATGGGCGAGATGGCCTCGACCTTGGCGCATGAGGTCAATCAGCCGCTGACGGCCATCTCCAACTATCTGCAAGGCTGCAACCGTCTGCTGGAATCCATTGAGGATAAGAAAGTCGCCATGGTGCGCGAGGCGCTGGCCGCCACGACAAAGCAGACATTGCGCGCCGCCGATATCGTGCGGCAGCTCCGCGATTTCGTGACGCATCACGAAACCGTTCGCCAACCGGAAAACATCAACGATCTTGTCGAGGAAACCAGCGCCTTGGCGCTCATCGACGCCAAGGACGAGGGCGTGAAGCCCAGATTCCAGTTCGATCGCTCCGTCTCGGATGTGATGGTTGTCAAGGTACAGGTCCAGCAAGTCCTTCTGAATCTGATGCGCAATGCCATCGAGGCGATGGAAGGCTGCGATCCGAAAATCCTCTTGGTCTCGACCGCCCGATCCCCCACGGATACGTACGAGACGGGGGAGCCGATGGTGCAAGTGACGGTCGCCGATACCGGAAGCGGCATCTCCGATAAGATCGCCGACCAGCTCTTTCAGCCCTTCGTGACAACCAAGACCCATGGCATGGGTGTGGGGCTGTCGATCTCCAAGCGTCTGGTCGAGGCGCACGGGGGACGCATGTGGGTCGAGAAGAACCCCGGCGGCGGCACGGTTTTCCGGTTTACGCTGGAGCCGGCCAGAAGCGAGGAAGCCGTGTGA
- a CDS encoding c-type cytochrome: protein MIFRGFRQSLGFSALLAVGLLVGFASGAQAEEPVANKQRLEQGRAVAESVCSNCHLVSSEQTKAVADVPSFQEIADQPDQTEGGIIARIAIPKHPMPVIPITKHELEDVAAYIMSLRNE, encoded by the coding sequence ATGATTTTTCGCGGATTTCGGCAATCGCTTGGCTTTAGCGCTCTCCTGGCAGTCGGACTACTGGTTGGATTTGCTTCAGGGGCGCAAGCGGAAGAGCCGGTCGCGAACAAGCAGCGCCTCGAGCAAGGCAGGGCGGTTGCCGAGAGCGTCTGCTCGAATTGCCATCTGGTCTCCAGCGAACAGACCAAAGCCGTCGCCGACGTGCCGAGTTTCCAAGAAATCGCAGACCAGCCCGATCAGACCGAGGGCGGTATCATAGCGCGGATTGCCATCCCCAAGCATCCGATGCCCGTTATCCCGATTACCAAGCATGAGCTTGAGGACGTCGCAGCTTACATCATGAGCTTGCGAAACGAATAG
- the ccoO gene encoding cytochrome-c oxidase, cbb3-type subunit II has product MSWGRHEVLEKSPMLMLIGILIVVSIGGLIEIAPLFWLSSTVEKVQGMRPYSPLELVGRNIYVREGCYLCHSQMIRSLRDEVERYGHYSLAAESMYDHPFQWGSKRTGPDLARVGGKYSDEWHREHMINPRAVVPESVMPGYPFLADTALDYDDIQEQLKTNVAVGVPYTEEMIESAKADLEAQAGKESGDVEALLARYPKAQTGPFDGNPDEISELDALIAYLQMLGTLVDFASFDEAGPNLR; this is encoded by the coding sequence ATGAGCTGGGGAAGACACGAGGTCCTTGAAAAAAGCCCGATGCTGATGCTGATCGGCATCCTCATCGTCGTGAGCATTGGTGGTCTGATCGAGATCGCGCCGCTGTTCTGGCTGAGTTCGACGGTCGAGAAGGTGCAAGGAATGCGGCCGTACTCGCCGCTGGAGCTGGTGGGCCGCAACATCTACGTCCGCGAAGGCTGCTATCTGTGCCACAGCCAGATGATCCGTTCTCTGCGCGACGAGGTCGAGCGCTACGGGCACTACAGCTTGGCCGCCGAGAGCATGTACGATCATCCGTTCCAGTGGGGATCGAAGCGCACGGGCCCTGATCTCGCCCGTGTCGGCGGGAAGTATTCGGACGAGTGGCATCGTGAGCACATGATCAACCCGCGTGCGGTCGTGCCCGAATCCGTGATGCCCGGCTATCCGTTCCTGGCGGATACCGCCCTGGACTATGACGACATCCAGGAACAGTTGAAGACCAACGTGGCGGTCGGCGTGCCGTACACGGAGGAGATGATCGAGTCCGCGAAGGCCGATCTCGAGGCGCAGGCCGGAAAAGAATCCGGTGACGTGGAGGCGCTGCTCGCCCGCTATCCGAAGGCGCAGACAGGGCCGTTCGACGGCAATCCGGACGAAATCTCCGAGTTGGATGCTCTGATCGCATATCTGCAGATGCTCGGGACACTCGTCGACTTCGCAAGCTTTGACGAAGCCGGCCCCAATCTGAGGTGA
- a CDS encoding helix-turn-helix domain-containing protein translates to MLTPNPAVDLPQNQVLPARSVVPQPRDEGDFHTSSVPLNFARNSEIFAEGETAGYVYKIVSGVVRVSKLLPDGRRQISAFHLPGDMFGFEVDDVHHVSAEAIGPVKVLAYKWQSLVSTTPSSGFVRELLNRTMIGLRQTQDHLLLLGRKNALERLAAFLIEMVRRTGSDRSLQLAMPRHDIADYLGLTLETVSRMFAELKDAGIIKLESARQVSVLDMQKLEAMAT, encoded by the coding sequence ATGCTGACGCCAAATCCTGCCGTCGACCTTCCTCAGAACCAGGTGCTGCCCGCACGGTCGGTTGTTCCGCAGCCGCGCGACGAAGGTGACTTCCACACATCGAGCGTTCCGCTCAATTTCGCGCGCAACAGCGAGATCTTCGCCGAGGGTGAAACCGCCGGCTACGTCTACAAGATCGTCTCGGGCGTTGTCCGTGTCTCGAAACTTCTGCCGGACGGTCGCCGGCAAATCAGCGCCTTCCATCTTCCGGGCGACATGTTCGGCTTCGAAGTGGATGATGTGCACCACGTATCGGCCGAGGCAATCGGGCCGGTGAAGGTTCTCGCCTATAAATGGCAGAGCCTGGTCAGCACCACGCCTTCGAGCGGTTTTGTGCGCGAACTGCTTAACCGCACCATGATCGGCTTGCGGCAGACCCAGGATCACCTGCTGCTGCTTGGCCGAAAGAACGCGCTGGAACGGCTTGCGGCCTTTCTTATCGAGATGGTGCGCCGCACAGGTTCCGATCGCTCACTGCAACTGGCCATGCCGCGCCACGACATTGCGGACTATCTCGGGCTAACCCTTGAGACGGTGTCGAGAATGTTTGCCGAACTGAAAGACGCCGGTATCATCAAGCTCGAATCGGCCCGGCAGGTCTCGGTGCTCGACATGCAGAAGCTGGAGGCAATGGCTACATGA